One region of Carya illinoinensis cultivar Pawnee chromosome 8, C.illinoinensisPawnee_v1, whole genome shotgun sequence genomic DNA includes:
- the LOC122318886 gene encoding uncharacterized protein LOC122318886 isoform X1, with protein MEVSSVQHHQGDEEEFVLLDINSVSGQLDIPSNAPYVLSGLDTLNPVLIIDEKLKLIGEYEETIGTCLVFTEEAVFITLFEPPHDRRSRLTYLIQEQSPIKSFLQPHCLLFWLRVCAKSASLCRCYPSGSRRDRTIRSKPFLGKMYDRSKSSAKQGCKTSGTAS; from the exons ATGGAGGTAAGCTCGGTGCAACATCATCAAGGGGATGAAGAAGAATTCGTATTGCTTGATATCAACAGTGTTTCTGGGCAACTTGACATCCCGTCAAATGCACCATATGTTCTCTCT GGCCTGGACACATTGAATCCAGtattaattattgatgaaaAATTGAAGTTG ATAGGTGAATATGAAGAAACAATTGGCACTTGCTTGGTTTTCACGGAAGAAG CTGTCTTTATTACCTTGTTCGAGCCCCCACATGACAGAAGAAGTCGCCTGACCTATTTGATCCAAGAGCAATCGCCTATAAAATCATTCCTGCAGCCTCACTGCCTTCTTTTCTGGTTACGGGTGTGTGCTAAATCCGCTTCTCTTTGCAGATGCTACCCCAGTGGTTCACGAAGAGACAGGACCATCCGAAGCAAACCTTTTCTCGGCAAAATGTATGATAGATCCAAATCGAGCGCCAAGCAAGGATGTAAAACCAGTGGCACGGCTTCATAA
- the LOC122318886 gene encoding general transcription factor 3C polypeptide 6-like isoform X3, which translates to MEVSSVQHHQGDEEEFVLLDINSVSGQLDIPSNAPYVLSGLDTLNPVLIIDEKLKLIGEYEETIGTCLVFTEEDATPVVHEETGPSEANLFSAKCMIDPNRAPSKDVKPVARLHKILKFRLAPDADNQFATSEQTEQV; encoded by the exons ATGGAGGTAAGCTCGGTGCAACATCATCAAGGGGATGAAGAAGAATTCGTATTGCTTGATATCAACAGTGTTTCTGGGCAACTTGACATCCCGTCAAATGCACCATATGTTCTCTCT GGCCTGGACACATTGAATCCAGtattaattattgatgaaaAATTGAAGTTG ATAGGTGAATATGAAGAAACAATTGGCACTTGCTTGGTTTTCACGGAAGAAG ATGCTACCCCAGTGGTTCACGAAGAGACAGGACCATCCGAAGCAAACCTTTTCTCGGCAAAATGTATGATAGATCCAAATCGAGCGCCAAGCAAGGATGTAAAACCAGTGGCACGGCTTCATAAGATTCTGAAGTTTAGATTGGCACCTGATGCTGACAATCAATTTGCAACATCTGAGCAGACTGAGCAAGTCTGA
- the LOC122318886 gene encoding uncharacterized protein LOC122318886 isoform X4: MEVSSVQHHQGDEEEFVLLDINSVSGQLDIPSNAPYVLSIGEYEETIGTCLVFTEEDATPVVHEETGPSEANLFSAKCMIDPNRAPSKDVKPVARLHKILKFRLAPDADNQFATSEQTEQV; encoded by the exons ATGGAGGTAAGCTCGGTGCAACATCATCAAGGGGATGAAGAAGAATTCGTATTGCTTGATATCAACAGTGTTTCTGGGCAACTTGACATCCCGTCAAATGCACCATATGTTCTCTCT ATAGGTGAATATGAAGAAACAATTGGCACTTGCTTGGTTTTCACGGAAGAAG ATGCTACCCCAGTGGTTCACGAAGAGACAGGACCATCCGAAGCAAACCTTTTCTCGGCAAAATGTATGATAGATCCAAATCGAGCGCCAAGCAAGGATGTAAAACCAGTGGCACGGCTTCATAAGATTCTGAAGTTTAGATTGGCACCTGATGCTGACAATCAATTTGCAACATCTGAGCAGACTGAGCAAGTCTGA
- the LOC122318886 gene encoding uncharacterized protein LOC122318886 isoform X2, with amino-acid sequence MEVSSVQHHQGDEEEFVLLDINSVSGQLDIPSNAPYVLSIGEYEETIGTCLVFTEEAVFITLFEPPHDRRSRLTYLIQEQSPIKSFLQPHCLLFWLRVCAKSASLCRCYPSGSRRDRTIRSKPFLGKMYDRSKSSAKQGCKTSGTAS; translated from the exons ATGGAGGTAAGCTCGGTGCAACATCATCAAGGGGATGAAGAAGAATTCGTATTGCTTGATATCAACAGTGTTTCTGGGCAACTTGACATCCCGTCAAATGCACCATATGTTCTCTCT ATAGGTGAATATGAAGAAACAATTGGCACTTGCTTGGTTTTCACGGAAGAAG CTGTCTTTATTACCTTGTTCGAGCCCCCACATGACAGAAGAAGTCGCCTGACCTATTTGATCCAAGAGCAATCGCCTATAAAATCATTCCTGCAGCCTCACTGCCTTCTTTTCTGGTTACGGGTGTGTGCTAAATCCGCTTCTCTTTGCAGATGCTACCCCAGTGGTTCACGAAGAGACAGGACCATCCGAAGCAAACCTTTTCTCGGCAAAATGTATGATAGATCCAAATCGAGCGCCAAGCAAGGATGTAAAACCAGTGGCACGGCTTCATAA
- the LOC122318885 gene encoding nuclear/nucleolar GTPase 2-like translates to MTKAAKEKKVNISGKPKHSLDSNRKDGTDGSRSAATVRRLKMYNTRPKRNSAGKVLKNEFQSKELPNTRIQPDRRWFGNTRVVNQKELEFFREELQNRMSSNYNVILREKKLPLSLLNDRQKQSRVHLLDTEPFGDAFGPKTKRKRPKLLAADYESLIKKADGSQDAFEEKHAASASVEGIEEDGLRDLVRHTMFEKGQSKRIWGELYKVIDSSDVVVQVLDARDPQGTRCYHLERHLKEHCKHKHLILLLNKCDLIPAWATKGWLRVLSKEYPTLAFHASINKSFGKGSLLSVLRQFARLKSDKQAISVGFVGYPNVGKSSVINTLRTKNVCKVAPIPGETKVWQYITLTKRIFLIDCPGVVYQNSDSETDIVLKGVVRVTNLEDASEHIGEVLKRVKKEHLKRAYKIKDWDDDNDFLVQLCKLTGKLLKGGEPDLTTVAKMVLHDWQRGKIPFFVPPPRQDESLEGPNIFGIDKDEGVESSEASAAFKAIANVISSQQQKTVPVQRDLFSENELKGDTDAPLPATEGETSKQLQPAMGDLPELLPGTEDKISDQLPASES, encoded by the exons ATGACAAAGGCAGCgaaggagaagaaagtgaacaTCTCCGGAAAGCCGAAGCATTCACTGGACTCAAACCGTAAAGATGGGACCGATGGCTCGCGTAGCGCCGCCACGGTCCGGCGCCTCAAGATGTACAACACGAGGCCCAAGCGGAACAGCGCAGGAAAGGTCCTCAAGAACGAGTTCCAGTCTAAGGAATTGCCCAACACTCGAATCCAACCCGACCGCCGCTGGTTCG GGAATACTCGAGTTGTGAATCAGAAAGAGCTTGAATTTTTCCGTGAAGAACTTCAAAATCGGATGTCCAGTAACTACAAtgtcattttgagagagaagaaACTACCCTTGTCCCTCTTGAATGATCGCCAGAAG CAATCCAGAGTTCATCTTCTTGACACTGAGCCTTTTGGGGATGCATTTGGACCTAAGACTAAGAGGAAGCGCCCAAAGCTATTGGCAGCAGATTATGAGTCATTGATTAAGAAAGCTGATGGTTCTCAGG ATGCCTTTGAGGAGAAACATGCTGCTAGTGCCTCCGTAGAAGGAATCGAAGAAGATGGACTTAGGGATCTGGTTCGGCATACAATGTTCGAGAAAGGTCAAAGTAAACGTATATGGGGCGAGCTTTATAAAGTAATTGACTCATCAGATGTGGTTGTCCAG GTTTTGGATGCAAGGGACCCGCAAGGTACTAGATGTTACCATCTAGAGAGACATTTGAAAGAGCATTGCAAGCATAAACACTTGATTCTTCTGTTAAACAAG TGCGATTTGATTCCTGCTTGGGCTACAAAAGGATGGCTTAGAGTGTTATCCAAGGAATACCCCACTCTAGCATTCCATGCGAGCATCAACAAGTCTTTTGGCAAG GGTTCTCTTCTGTCAGTATTGAGACAATTCGCTCGGTTAAAAAGTGACAAGCAAGCTATATCTGTTGGATTTGTTGGGTATCCTAATGTAGGAAAATCTTCAGTTATTAACACACTGCGTACAAAAAAT GTTTGCAAGGTTGCTCCAATTCCAGGCGAGACTAAAGTGTGGCAGTATATAACCCTCACAAAGAGGATCTTCTTGATTGATTGCCCTGGGGTTGTTTACCAAAACAGTGACTCTGAAACAGATATTGTACTTAAGGGTGTG GTACGTGTCACAAATTTGGAGGATGCTTCTGAACACATTGGAGAAGTTTTGAAACGTGTAAAGAAGGAGCACCTGAAAAGAGCATATAAGATAAAAGACTG GGATGATGACAACGACTTTCTGGTTCAGCTATGCAAATTGACTGGCAAGCTTTtgaag GGTGGGGAACCTGACTTGACGACTGTGGCAAAGATGGTCCTCCACGACTGGCAGAGGGGTAAGATACCATTTTTTGTGCCCCCTCCACGACAAGATGAGTCATTGGAGGGACCCAATATTTTTGGTATTGACAAAGATGAAGGTGTGGAGAGTAGTGAGGCATCTGCAGCTTTTAAAGCCATTGCAAATGTTATATCATCCCAGCAACAAAAAACAGTCCCTGTTCAAAGGGATCTCTTCAGTGAGAATGAGTTGAAGGGCGACACAGATGCACCACTTCCAGCTACTGAGGGTGAGACATCCAAGCAGCTCCAACCCGCAATGGGTGATTTGCCGGAGCTGCTCCCAGGAACTGAGGATAAGATTTCCGACCAGCTTCCTGCTAGTGAGTCAtag